The region ATACAGGAGTGCCTTGCAGACAGGGGGCACCCCGACGCTGCCGTTTCTGCAGAGCCCCTCTTTAATAGGAAGGGCCGCAGGGTTTCGGTTCGTCTGAATCTTAAGGTGAACCCGGGGCCCGGTTACGTTTTCGGTTTCGTCCTGATAAGGGGTTTAAAACGGACGAAGCTCTGGGCGGTAAAGAACCTTCTAACCGTTGAGCCGGGAACCGTTTACTCTCACAGGGCGGTTGTTAAGCAGTACTCCCGCCTTTCAGACAGCAGGCTCTTTTCGTTTGTTTCGATAAACGATGTAAAAACCGACGGAGCAATTTCCGAGGTTATAAAGGTCGATGAGGGAGCCCTTTTGAGCTCCCGGGGTTTTATAGGGTACGGCACCGATAGCGGCCTTGTCTTAAACGGTTTTCTCTCCTCTACCTCTCCGTTCGGTATGGGTATGAAGTATTTCCTCTTCGGGAACTACAGGCAGAAAGAGGGGTACGATGCAGTTTTCAAACTCTTAAAGCCGGCCTTCCCCTTTAAGGACTACGACCTATCCTACTCTATAGTTAAAAAGGAGCAGATTTACGAGAGCTTCAAATCCGACCGAACAATCTACAGCTTCTCCCTCCTGAGGAAGGCCTCCCGCTACCTTACCCAGGACTTCCGCTTCGAAATCTCCCGTGAGAAAGTTAAAGACACAAAAATCCAGACCCAGCGCCGCTTCTTAGAGCGCAGACTCGTTTACCTTCAAACCTACAACCACCTGAACAGCCTCTCAAACCCCACTGAAGGTTACTACCTCAGGAGCAAGTTCTCCCTTGCCGGAACCCTCCTGGGGGGGAACACCGACTACACCCTGCTTGAGTCCAGACTCCAGCTCCTTCACCCCTTGGGAAGTAGAGAGGTTATCGCCCTTAGGGTGGGGGGCGGAGTGATAAGGTCTTTAAACGGTAAAGCCGTTCCGGTGCTCGATAGATTCTTCCTCGGCGGTGCCGAGAGCGTAAGGGGTTACAAATACGGCACTATATCGCCGACCGACAGTAACGGCAATTTCGTTGGGGGTAAGGCCTACGGTCTCTTCAGCTTGGAGCTCCGCTACAACGTAAGAAAGAACGTTCAGCTTGCCCTTTTCTACGACTCCGGCCGGGTCTTCCCCACTGTAAAGGATTTTAAACTCTCCGGCTGGTACTCATCGGTAGGTTTCGGAATTCGCTACCTGACCCCGGTTGGGCCTTTAAGGTTCGACTACGGCTACAAGCTCAAGAGAATTCCGGGTCAGGGTCCGGGCAGGTTCCACATATCCTTCGGCTATCCATTTTAGGAAGAGAGCTCCTTAAACTCGGCCTCCTCAAAGGAGAGGGCCAGCTCCTTAAAGAGGGCCTCCTGAATCTCCTTTAGCTCTCCCTTCACCTCGTAACCTGCGGCCATTTTGTGGCCTCCGCCGCCGAATTTCTTGGCCACCTGAGCCACGTCCACTTTCCCCTTAGACCTTAAAGAGACCTTCCAGCTCCCCTCCTCAATCTCCTTAAAGAAAACCGCCACCTCAACGCCGGCTATGGAGCGGGGGTAGCTGATGAAGCCTTCCGCTTCCTCTGGGTAGGCTCCGGTCTCTTTGAGGAACTTCTGGTAGAGGGTTATGTGGGCCACCCTGTTGTTGAGGGCAAACGAGAGTGTCTTTAGAACCAACTCAAGAAGCTTAAACCTGTTGATTCTGTTTCTCTCAAACAGGTTCTTTATAACGAAGTAAGGGTCTACCCCCTTCCTCATTAGCTCGGCTGCAACGAAGTGGGTCTCGGGGGAGGTGTTTGAGTAGCCGAAGCTCCCGGTATCTGTAACTATCCCTGTATAAATCGGCAGGGCAACCGAGTAATCTATGGCCTCGGGCTCTATGAGCTTCATAATGTGGTAGGAAAGCTCACAGGTGCTCGAAATCTCCGGCTCAACTATTGCGTAGTCTGTAAACGGCTCTGCCGTTATGTGGTGGTCTATTACAAGGCTCTTCTTCGCGTTTATAGACTCAAAGCCGGTCCTTTTCGGGTCTGAAACGTCGGTGATTATCAGCCAGTCGAACTCCTCCTTAACTTCCGGCTCTCCCACAACCTCTACCTTCTCAACTCCCGGGAGGAAGTCGAAAAAGTAGGGGATGGGGTCTTTGTATACGACCTTTACCTCTTTTCCCAGCTTCTTCAGGAAGTTAAACCAACCTAAAGAGCTTCCAACCGCGTCGCCGTCGGGGTTTTTGTGGGTTGTTACGGCTATTCTGCCCTTCATCCCCTTTATAAGCTCTGCGGTCTCCTCACGGCTCAGCCTCTTGCTCATAGTAGCACCTCTGGTGAAACGAAGAATTCGGGCCTTGGAACAACTTTCAGCCTTAACCTTTTACCCAAAAGGTGGTGTATGTACCCTTGTGCCCTGTTGAGCTGTTCAACGGCTCTTACCGCATCCTCCCTGTTGAGGGCCGATATGAACACTTTGGCCTTGCTGCCGTCCTTAGAGAGCTCTACCCCTTGAACCGTGACAAAGAGGTTCTCGGGAAGGTCAATCTCCTCGCGGATTATCTGGGATAGCTCCCTAACCAGAACGGACTTTAGCCTCTCTCTTCTCCTCTCTCTCATCTACTCTCCGCTTACCGTAAGCTCTTTAATGAGAACCGAGGGTGAACATACGTTCCCCAGCCACTTTAAGTCGGCTCCCACTTGGGTTATACCTTTCAGAAGCTCGTTCACGTTACCGGCAACGGTCATCCCCGTTACCGGAGTAACTCTGTTGCCGTCTTTGAAAAATACGCCGCTTATTCCTATTGAGAACTCTCCCGATATTGGGTTGATTGTGTGTATTCCCATTGCATCCGTTACAACAAGGACCTTCTCCGGCGTTTTTACCAGCTCCTCAAGCCCGAGTGCGCCCCTTTCAACCACCAGGTTGGTGATTCCGGAAGTTGGCAGGGCTCCAACCGAACTCCTCATGCCGTTTCCCGTTGCCGGCAGGCCCAGCTTTTTGGCCGAGTAGAGGTCTGTGAGGAAGTTCTTTAAAACTCCCCTCTCAACTACGGCCTTCTTCCTTGTTGCAACGCCTTCATCGTCGAAGGGGGCGCTTCCGGTTCCCTCACGCTGGAAGGGGTCGTCGTATATGCTCAGTGCCGAGCTTGCTATCTCGTGGCCGAGCTTCTCTGCAAACAGAGACTTTTTCCTTAAAACGTTAGTCCCGAGGAACCCTGCCGAAAGGGTCTCTATGAGCTCTGCGAAAACCGCGTTCTTAAAAATCACCGGCACCTTCATACTGGTTATGGGCCTTGCGCCGAGGAGTTCAACCGCTCCGTCGGCAGCGTTTACGGCAACCTCAACCGGGTTGAGCTCTGAGAAGAACCGTTTAGACTGGTAATCCCACCCGATTTGGGAATCTCCGTTTTCCTCGGCTGCGGCCAGAACGCTCAAAGAGAAGTTCGTTGTTGTGTACGTGAAGCTGTGGTCGTTGGAGTTGTAGTAGAAAACGGTAGAGAGGGCGTCGGCGTAAGAGGCCTTCCGCACCCGCTTTACTCTCGGGTCGTAGTTAAGAACCCGCTCCTCGACTTCTGCGGCAAGCTCTATCTTCCTCGTTATGGGAATCTCGTTGTAGGCGGAATCTGCAAGGGGGAAGTCAAAGTCCGGTGCCTGTTGGGGCATGGAGAAAGTGTACTCGTCTTGAGAGGTGTATAGGGCGTTCTCCTTTGCGCACTCTATGGCTATTCTGATTCCCTCTTCGCTTACGTCGTTTGTGTAGGCAAAGCCGAGCCTCCCCTCAACTACGGCCCTTATGGCAAGGCCTACCTTCTGAGAGCGTCTGATTTTCTCAACGCTTCCCTTTTTAACCTCTACCGCCGTTCCCCTGCTCTCTACGAGGAAGATATCAAACAGCTCTACGCTCTGCTTCCTGAGCAGGTTTGCAGCCTTCTCTATCAGTTTAACCATTTTCCACCCCCTCGAGTTTTGAGAAGAAGGCCCTTACCTCCTCCGGCCTCCCGCAGCTCTTTTTCCCTTCGGTGCAGTAGCCGAGGTAGTAGCAGTTCGGCCCTACTTTACCAAAGAGCTTCGGGAACCTGTCCCTGAGCTTCCGGAGCATCTTAACGGCCATCTTCCTTATCTCCCACTGGGCCCTGGAACAGGTCCTGAGCCTGAGGAAGTGGACAAGCTCCTCCCCGTTCATCGTGAACACTATTCTTGTTGTGCAGGCGTTGGGGAGAACGAACCTTGCGTCCTCTTTCGGCACGCCTGCATCTACCAGTTTTTCGTAGAACTCCCCTATCTCCTCCATTATATCGTCGTAGCTCAGCTTTCTGCCCCCGACCTCAACCTCTACCCCTTTTAAAGTTTCTGGAGTTACGTAGGGGAACTTCTTCATTGCCACGTACCTTTGAGACTGCTGGCTGTAGGAGGCAACCCTGTGTCTTACGAGCTGGTGAGAACAGGCCCTTGAGATTCCGTCTACGAGAAAGGTGAAGTAGGAGTGGCGGAGAAGCTCCTTCTCCCCTTCAAGGGGTGGAGCGTTAACGGCAAGCAAGAGAACTTCCACGGGACCTCCTTAAAGTCGGGGAAGTGGGCAAAATTATACGAGATTCACCCTTTGAACTGGATGAGGGGGAGGTTGGCCTCTTTCGCTATCTCCTTGGCGAGCCAGTCGGGGTAGCCTTCCTTGTAAATCACCTTCTCTATACCGGCGTTTATGAGCATCTTTACACACAGGGAGCAGGGGCAGTGGGTACAGTAGAGGACAGAACCTTTAGTTGAAACGCCGTGAAGGGCTGCCTGAATAATCGCATTCTGCTCGGCGTGAAGCCCCCTGCACAGCTCGTGTCGCTCCCCGCTGGGGATTCCCAGCTTCTCCCTCAGACACCCAACCTCTTCGGGGTGCTTTAGTCCCGAGGGAGGGCCGTTGTAGCCGGTGGATATTATTCTCTTGTCTTTAACGAGAACCGCTCCCACCTGCCTCCTTAAGCAGGTGGAGCGGGTTGCCACCATTTGAGCTATCGACATAAAGTACTCATCCCACGAGGGACGGGGCAATTAGTGGCCTCCGCCAAATAGGTGTCTGTAGGCTGTGAGTATCAGCGTAAGGAACATGAAGATGTAGAGGATTATCTCAACAGCCGCCATCCACTTCCGGAAGTGGAATATCGTTTTTATAGCCCTGCTTGCCATCTCTCCCTCCTTTTAGAACCACATAAAGATGGACTGAGAGTACCAGTGAACGAACTTAACGAACCAGACTCCGAGTATCGGCAGGAGCAGAATGGCCAGAACTGCGGCCAAAACTATCCAAGCCTCCTTCTCTATGTCCCTGGAGCTAACCTCCTTTGCCATCTAACTCCTCCTTAACGGTAGGATTCCTTGCCCGAGCGGGCCTGCTTGTAGTGGAAGAATTTATACCTGTAGAGGGCATCGAGTCCGTGGCAGTCTACGCAGATGCTGCCGCTAACATCCCTGTTCCTGAGGAAGCTGTTAATAACCGTTCCCTCAACAGGCTTTCCGGGCGGGTTCTTCTGCCACTTGCTCCAAACGTGCGGGTCGTGGCAGGTTTCGCAGGCAATCTCTCCGCCCACGTGGACCTCTTTGCCGTCCTTTGTGAAGAGCGGCCAGTCTCCCTGCCTTCCGGGCCTGTTGAAGTTCCGCAGAACAACGTCTTTGTGGGGGTGGGTGTAGTACTTAACAACCTTATCCTCTGCTACGCCGCCCTTGGAGTGGCAGGTGAGACAGTAGTTGGACATCCTGTTGTCGGTAACCTTTTTAATCTCCGTAGCCCACAGGAGGCTGTCTTTTGCCCTGTGGGGAACGTGGCAGGCCGAGCAGACTCCGTCTTTGAGAACCGACTTGCCCAGAGCGTTCTTAAAGTCTTTATGGACAACGCGCATATCGTGGGGAGTTCCGATAACTGCACCCTCTTTAACGTGGCAGGCGGTACACAGTGCGCTGTCGCCTGCAACCGTGTAGCGGGTGAGCCTTTCGTTGTCGGCGCCGTTGTGGGGGTTGTGGCAGGTCATACAGTCGAGGACGCCGGGTTCACCCCTCTTGGCCGGGTGACCGGTCATCTGGTTTATGAGCGGAAGCCTGGAGTTCTCTATCATCTTGAGGTTCTTCTCGGTTACCTCCCTACCCATCGGGTGGGTGTGCTTGCCTACGGTTTTATCGGCAGCTAAGCCGCCCTTGGCGTGGCAGGAGCTACACAGCTTCTCACCGATTGTCTTGCCTTTGCCTGGCTCCAGTGCCCAGAGGACTTTGAACTTGGGGTTGTGCGGAGTGTGGCATGCCGAGCAGGCTCCCTTCTTGAGGAGCTCTTTCCTCTCTTTCTCGGTGAGCTTAACCTCTCTGTTGTTGAGGAGGTCGTGGGGTGTTCCTTTGAGGTTCTGGTCGCTGTGGCAGGTGAGACACAGCTGGGAGCTTCCTCTAACCGGAATCCTGAGGAGCTCCTCCTTGTGGGTGTGGGGATTGTGGCAGGTAACGCAGGATACCTTCTTACCCGGCAGTTTATCTGTCGGGTTCTTAACTCCAACCGGGTGTTCGTTAAAGACCGACTGCTTGATTTTGTGTTTAGCCATGCCCTCCGGGTCGTGGCAGGCGAGGCAGAAGCCGTCTACCGGAGGCTCCATCGGTGAGATTTCACCGTAAACGACCCTGGATAGGTAGCCGCCTTTGGCTTTATGGACGTTATGGCACGCCGCACAGTCCCCTCTCTTCCACCTCTTCTTGTCTATCTCGCCGTGGGGACCGTTCTTAACGTCGGCTTCCTGTTTGTGGCAGGTGTAACACAGCTTCAGCCGGGGCTCTCTCAGGAACTTGCCCTTGGGGCTGTTGTTGTATGCGTGGTGGGGGTCGTGACAGGTGGTACAGCTCATCGTGCCGCCGGGTAGCGGCAGGTGGACTTTCTCCTTAACTTTTTTGCCGGTCGGGTGTGTGAGCAGTCCTACGTCTTCAACCTTTTTGCCGTCTACTACGCTCTGCGGGTAGTGGCAGGACAGACAGAGGATATCGTCTTTACCCTTGGCGTTTATGAGGGATGCGTAGTCGAAGGCGTTTTCCGGTATCTCCCTGCTCCACAGCTCCCTTCCTTTAGCCTTGTGGGGAGTGTGGCAGCTCTTACAGGAGTTGCCGTTTATGTTGTGCTTTGTAAGGTTTACCGCCTTCTGCTCTACGTGACAGAGGATACAGAGCTTCCCTTCCTCTGCCACTACAAGGTGTTTGTTCTTCTCCTTGTGGACTTTGTGGCAGGTGAGACACTCAACCGACTCGGTTATAGCCTTCTGCTCCTTGAAGAAGGCAAGGTCTGCACCTTTTGGGAACTTCTTGTGTATCGGGTGGTTCCTGAAGTTGGGGTGCTCTTTCGAGTTAACGTTGTCTATGTGGCAAACTGCACACAGCTGGGAGCGGTTAACCGGCTCTAAAAGGGCCTCTTTGGCCCTTCCCCTGTGGGCCGAGTGGCACGATTCACACTGAAGCTCGCCGTTCCTGGTTACTTTTCCGCCGAGCTCCTTGATTTTCAGGGCAAACTCGGGCTTCAGTTTACCCTTTGTATCCTCCAGTATTGGGTGGTTCATGCCGTGCTTAGAGTTGGCCTCGTGACACTTGATACAGAGTGCGGAGTTAACGTTGGGGTAGCGCATAAAGGTGTAGTCGAGCTTCTTCTCGCTACCGGTCTTCGTGTGGGGAGTGTGGCAGGTTCCGCAGTAGAGCTTTCCGTCCTTAAGGGGGAAACCTTTAGGTATCTTAAAGTCTTCGGGAACTTTCTTGTTTACCGGGTGTGAGAAGTGGTTAAGGCCCAGAAAGGTGAGCCTGTCGTCTGCCATTGAACCGTCGTGACACGACAGACACATGAGCTTGTCGGCCGCGGCAAAAGCCCTTTTCGTAAGGAGCTTCGGCGACTTAACCTTGGCCTCAAGGAGCCAGTTCTCGTGACAGACGAGACACTCCTTCTTCATACTCTTTTTGAGCTTCGCCTCGGAAACGCCCGGTATGGCCAGAACAGACAGGAGTATCAGTAGCGTTTTCCTCATTACTTGACCCCTTGAATACTAAATGTAGATACTTTGTGCTTCAGAGGCTCGAGAACGAAAACCTCTCCCTTGTAGCACGCTACTGAAGTAGGGTAGTAGAGCCCTTTCGCCACAACTTCGTCAAATCCGCCTGCTGTCTCAAAGAGCTGAACGGCTCCGGTAATACCGTCGCTTACAACCAGCTTACCGTTACAGTAGGCCACACCTTTCGGCCTGAAGAGGTCTCCCTCCTCTATGCCGAAAACACCGAAGGAGTTAACGAAGTTGCCGTTTTTATCAAACTCCTGGACTTTCGCGTTCACAGAGTCAACAACGAAGACCCTGTCCTTAGAAGCGCTTATGGTGTAGATGCTTATGAACTGGCCGGGGGCGGTTCCCTTGCCGCCCACCTTCTTTATGAGGTTGCCGTTAAGGTCGTAGATATCTACGGTTTGGGTTTTACCGTCTGTGACAAACAGCCTGTTGCCCACCTTTGCCACGTCTATCGGACGTCCTTCAAGGTGGAGCTTCTTCTCGAGGTTACCGTACTCGTCTAAAACGTATAGGGTTCCGTCTTGGCTCACCACGTAGAGTAGCCCGTCTTTTGCATCTATTCCGAACGGGTTTTTCACCTTTATGTCCGTTTCGTGCTCTCCGTAGAGGTCGTAAACGGCTATTCTGTTGTTGAGGCCGTCTACCACAAAGAGCTTCCCGTTGGAAACCGCGATATCGGAGGGGAACTTCCAGTTACCGGTTATGGTTCCCGCAACCGCAGATGCGGATATCAAAACGGCAGATAGCGTTGCCAGCAGTTTCCTCATTACTTAACCCCTACCAGATGAAGTTAGGGAAGTGGATTGTCTTGTACTCTTTGAGCCCTTTAACTATTTCGTTGTGCTCTAAGTCTTTTACCCTTTCGGGGCTAAAGCCGAGGGCCCTAAAGTCGAGGGCGCCGTGGGGTTTATGACAGTCCTCACACTTTAAGACCTTCTCGGTGAGGGCATTGTGCATTTTGGCTACGGCTTTGGGGTCTTTTAAGAGCTTCTCGTTCCCTTTAAGGGGAAGCTCCACGGGAACGCCGTTGTAAACGGGAACTATCTTCGCCTGGCTCTCCTCGCCAGAGAGCATAACCCTGTTACCAACCTGTATGTAGCGCAGGCCGTAAAAGTCCCCTTTCTTCAGGAGCTTTACCTCGCCTCCCTTTATCTCTGCCCAGCTGTAGGTGACTCCGGGCTTTACAAAGTGGCACACGTTACAGCTCATAAACGTTCCGTGCGCGTTGTAGAAGGGAGAGAACTTCCTGTCCTTCTTGTGGGCAGCGTAGGTGTGGCAGGCGCTGCACACGTCGTTCATCGGGTACTTGTAGCTGTTGGGAGAGTGGAAGGGCTTGGGGTACTCCTTCAGGTTGGGAAGCTCTGGCCTTTCAAACTCCTTGAGCTTCTCCTTCCACTTTGCAACGTCTGTTGCCGGTGCAGAAAGCAGCGGGTTCTCAGCGGCAACGGCTGCCGCCGGTATCAGTAAAGCCGCAAGAAGGAGCTTCCTCATTATCCATTCCTCCCTTCAACTTCCTTCTCTAAGAGGTGGTGTGCGTATTCGTGCATCTTCTTAATCATCTCCTCTTCGGGGAGCTTCTCCACCTCTAAGACAAACTGGTAGCGCTCTTTAAGGAACGGGTACTTCTCCAACAGGTGGGGTTCGTTCTCTGCAACGGCCTTGATAATCCTCCTGTAGCTGCGGGGCCTCTCCTCTATCCACTCAACCTCGGAGGCCGTTCCAGTAAGCCAAATCCAGTCCATCGGGAACTTGTTGGGGCCGTAGTGGACTATGTACATGTGAACCAGGGCAATCCAGCCGAGGGCCAGAACCGCCTCGTCGGAGTGCATCAGGTAGGCAATCTGAATCGTCTCGGGGGGCAGGCCGAGGTAGCCTGTAAACACTTCCGGGAGCCAGAGTATCCAGCCGGTAATACCGATGGCGAGCATACCCCAACCGACCGCCCAGAAGTCGAATTTGTCTACCCAGATGTACTCGTCCCAGTCTGGCGGCACCTTCCTGAAGCCCAGCAGGTACTTGATGTAGTGGACGAAGGTCACGTCGGTAGGTCCGGGCACTATCTTGAAGTAACCGAAGAAGTCCTTCTTGGCCAGGTCCCAGTTGGCTATCAGTATGAGAATCAGGTAGAGAACCGTAAGGAGGAAGTCGGAGAACATTATGAAACCGGATATGCGGTGGATTGTCATCTCACCGGGAATGCCGCCCAGCAGGGCAATGAGGGGCTTTGCCCACTCAACCTTGTAGAACTTGAGGGGATACCCGGTGATAATCTGCCATATGAAGGTGGAGAAGATACCTACGTGAAGTAGCCTCTGGAAGAGGGTGAACTTCTGTATCATTATCTTCTCGCCGTCTACTATGAGGAGCTTATCCTGTTCAGCTCTCAGTCTGAACCTTCTCTTAAAGGCCTCCCAGAGTCCCATTAGTGCTTCCTCCTCAGGTTTTTAAGAAGGTCTAATCCTACGATGGATACTGCAAACAGCAGCGTTCCGGTTGTGAGCCAGAACATAAACTCCTCGATAATCTTCACTATCTTCTGGCCCAGTGTATCGGGAACCGGGTGCATGTGGACCCACTTGGTTGTAGCGAAGTTCTTCATGTGCTTTATCGGTGCAAGGGGGTGACACTCGGTTGAGCGTCCGCAGGTCATCTCTATGTTCTTGGGATTAATCGAGGAGCGGGGGTCGTTCTTGTGGAATATGTCGTGGAAGTTTCCGTCTTTGTTTGTGTGGCAGTCTAAGCAGTCGGCCGCCCGGTTGTCGTGTCTGTCCAGGTAGAGCATTTTGGCGTGCATTGTAACTTCGTAGGACTCAACAGCCGTAAGAACCCTTTCCCTTTCGTACTTGTTGTGGATGCCCTCAACGTCGAGAGCCTTTTCCATCTTCTTCTCGTTGGCGTGACAGGAGGCACACAGCTCCACTATCTCCCAGCCGTCGCGTCTTGTCTTTACGAAGCTGTGGGTGAACCCGTTTTTGATTATCGGTATGGGCTCGCGGCTTGCAACGTGGGCGAGCCTGTCCTTTATCCACTCCTTGTTTTGGTGACAGATTGAACACCTGTCGAAGCTCATCTTGAGGGCGTTGAACTTGTCTACGTCGATGAGTAGCCTGTTGGTATGGCAGTAGGTACAGTAAGGGTAGAGGTTCGGTGCCTTTTCGTAGTTCTTACCGTGAACGCTCTCCTTCCAGGTTTTGTAGACCGCCTCGTGGGAGAACGGCTTCTTCGTGGAGGGGTCTACAACGTGACACTTGGTAGCACAGTTCACCTTGCCGTTACCGGGCTTGTGCGGGTACTGCTCTATCTTCGTGTGACACTCGGTACAGCCTACGTTCCTGTGTATGGAGTGGGCGTATAGGGCGTCAGAGATGCTGCAGTCGTGAACCTTGTTCTCCTTGTCGACGATTGAGAGGCCCTTCAGGCGGTGACACACGAGACAGCCGTCATCGCTCATTCCGAAGGCGCTCGTTGCTATCGCTATGGCCCCTGTTAGTCCTACTATGAAGGCTTTCACTCCATACCCCCTACTTTAACGAGTTGATGGTGTGGCAAACTTGGCAGA is a window of Thermovibrio ammonificans HB-1 DNA encoding:
- a CDS encoding BamA/OMP85 family outer membrane protein — encoded protein: MEKGVCVDPLLVKQVNRQLTEVCSVADCRKALASLFSYLGYSVRLKGKEVVVEEFRLVKRVEFQNPPKGLSESLKTVRLLLQDKPFDPQALQSAKQLLLLRLKALGYASPEVDAEVEKSRCGYRVLFRFNAGSLLLVKSVQVEAPKWLKGWVGKLLKPLVDNPVNLTQVRSLQEKVESRLVAEGYYNCKVIYRIVPLEGGVGKLRPVKLIFKVLPGKPYKVVFKGNRLFSYKELFKLLTFPKAKSFDEFELENSRRRIVRFYRNHGFPFVKVKASVTEKPREVVVLFQIDEGPFVRVESVKLEGLPKELEEGLDDALSRLEGEPFSLKKVKELRAQILYSLKSKGYIKAKVNYTLKGDSLIFSVLPGPQFVVDSVVVKGVKLPCRLPNVKGKPYTDRLVSDLENFIQECLADRGHPDAAVSAEPLFNRKGRRVSVRLNLKVNPGPGYVFGFVLIRGLKRTKLWAVKNLLTVEPGTVYSHRAVVKQYSRLSDSRLFSFVSINDVKTDGAISEVIKVDEGALLSSRGFIGYGTDSGLVLNGFLSSTSPFGMGMKYFLFGNYRQKEGYDAVFKLLKPAFPFKDYDLSYSIVKKEQIYESFKSDRTIYSFSLLRKASRYLTQDFRFEISREKVKDTKIQTQRRFLERRLVYLQTYNHLNSLSNPTEGYYLRSKFSLAGTLLGGNTDYTLLESRLQLLHPLGSREVIALRVGGGVIRSLNGKAVPVLDRFFLGGAESVRGYKYGTISPTDSNGNFVGGKAYGLFSLELRYNVRKNVQLALFYDSGRVFPTVKDFKLSGWYSSVGFGIRYLTPVGPLRFDYGYKLKRIPGQGPGRFHISFGYPF
- a CDS encoding DHH family phosphoesterase: MSKRLSREETAELIKGMKGRIAVTTHKNPDGDAVGSSLGWFNFLKKLGKEVKVVYKDPIPYFFDFLPGVEKVEVVGEPEVKEEFDWLIITDVSDPKRTGFESINAKKSLVIDHHITAEPFTDYAIVEPEISSTCELSYHIMKLIEPEAIDYSVALPIYTGIVTDTGSFGYSNTSPETHFVAAELMRKGVDPYFVIKNLFERNRINRFKLLELVLKTLSFALNNRVAHITLYQKFLKETGAYPEEAEGFISYPRSIAGVEVAVFFKEIEEGSWKVSLRSKGKVDVAQVAKKFGGGGHKMAAGYEVKGELKEIQEALFKELALSFEEAEFKELSS
- the rbfA gene encoding 30S ribosome-binding factor RbfA, with product MRERRRERLKSVLVRELSQIIREEIDLPENLFVTVQGVELSKDGSKAKVFISALNREDAVRAVEQLNRAQGYIHHLLGKRLRLKVVPRPEFFVSPEVLL
- a CDS encoding TldD/PmbA family protein — protein: MVKLIEKAANLLRKQSVELFDIFLVESRGTAVEVKKGSVEKIRRSQKVGLAIRAVVEGRLGFAYTNDVSEEGIRIAIECAKENALYTSQDEYTFSMPQQAPDFDFPLADSAYNEIPITRKIELAAEVEERVLNYDPRVKRVRKASYADALSTVFYYNSNDHSFTYTTTNFSLSVLAAAEENGDSQIGWDYQSKRFFSELNPVEVAVNAADGAVELLGARPITSMKVPVIFKNAVFAELIETLSAGFLGTNVLRKKSLFAEKLGHEIASSALSIYDDPFQREGTGSAPFDDEGVATRKKAVVERGVLKNFLTDLYSAKKLGLPATGNGMRSSVGALPTSGITNLVVERGALGLEELVKTPEKVLVVTDAMGIHTINPISGEFSIGISGVFFKDGNRVTPVTGMTVAGNVNELLKGITQVGADLKWLGNVCSPSVLIKELTVSGE
- the thyX gene encoding FAD-dependent thymidylate synthase produces the protein MEVLLLAVNAPPLEGEKELLRHSYFTFLVDGISRACSHQLVRHRVASYSQQSQRYVAMKKFPYVTPETLKGVEVEVGGRKLSYDDIMEEIGEFYEKLVDAGVPKEDARFVLPNACTTRIVFTMNGEELVHFLRLRTCSRAQWEIRKMAVKMLRKLRDRFPKLFGKVGPNCYYLGYCTEGKKSCGRPEEVRAFFSKLEGVENG
- a CDS encoding deoxycytidylate deaminase; the protein is MPRPSWDEYFMSIAQMVATRSTCLRRQVGAVLVKDKRIISTGYNGPPSGLKHPEEVGCLREKLGIPSGERHELCRGLHAEQNAIIQAALHGVSTKGSVLYCTHCPCSLCVKMLINAGIEKVIYKEGYPDWLAKEIAKEANLPLIQFKG
- a CDS encoding cytochrome c3 family protein; protein product: MRKTLLILLSVLAIPGVSEAKLKKSMKKECLVCHENWLLEAKVKSPKLLTKRAFAAADKLMCLSCHDGSMADDRLTFLGLNHFSHPVNKKVPEDFKIPKGFPLKDGKLYCGTCHTPHTKTGSEKKLDYTFMRYPNVNSALCIKCHEANSKHGMNHPILEDTKGKLKPEFALKIKELGGKVTRNGELQCESCHSAHRGRAKEALLEPVNRSQLCAVCHIDNVNSKEHPNFRNHPIHKKFPKGADLAFFKEQKAITESVECLTCHKVHKEKNKHLVVAEEGKLCILCHVEQKAVNLTKHNINGNSCKSCHTPHKAKGRELWSREIPENAFDYASLINAKGKDDILCLSCHYPQSVVDGKKVEDVGLLTHPTGKKVKEKVHLPLPGGTMSCTTCHDPHHAYNNSPKGKFLREPRLKLCYTCHKQEADVKNGPHGEIDKKRWKRGDCAACHNVHKAKGGYLSRVVYGEISPMEPPVDGFCLACHDPEGMAKHKIKQSVFNEHPVGVKNPTDKLPGKKVSCVTCHNPHTHKEELLRIPVRGSSQLCLTCHSDQNLKGTPHDLLNNREVKLTEKERKELLKKGACSACHTPHNPKFKVLWALEPGKGKTIGEKLCSSCHAKGGLAADKTVGKHTHPMGREVTEKNLKMIENSRLPLINQMTGHPAKRGEPGVLDCMTCHNPHNGADNERLTRYTVAGDSALCTACHVKEGAVIGTPHDMRVVHKDFKNALGKSVLKDGVCSACHVPHRAKDSLLWATEIKKVTDNRMSNYCLTCHSKGGVAEDKVVKYYTHPHKDVVLRNFNRPGRQGDWPLFTKDGKEVHVGGEIACETCHDPHVWSKWQKNPPGKPVEGTVINSFLRNRDVSGSICVDCHGLDALYRYKFFHYKQARSGKESYR
- a CDS encoding NHL repeat-containing protein, with the translated sequence MRKLLATLSAVLISASAVAGTITGNWKFPSDIAVSNGKLFVVDGLNNRIAVYDLYGEHETDIKVKNPFGIDAKDGLLYVVSQDGTLYVLDEYGNLEKKLHLEGRPIDVAKVGNRLFVTDGKTQTVDIYDLNGNLIKKVGGKGTAPGQFISIYTISASKDRVFVVDSVNAKVQEFDKNGNFVNSFGVFGIEEGDLFRPKGVAYCNGKLVVSDGITGAVQLFETAGGFDEVVAKGLYYPTSVACYKGEVFVLEPLKHKVSTFSIQGVK
- a CDS encoding formate dehydrogenase subunit gamma, with translation MGLWEAFKRRFRLRAEQDKLLIVDGEKIMIQKFTLFQRLLHVGIFSTFIWQIITGYPLKFYKVEWAKPLIALLGGIPGEMTIHRISGFIMFSDFLLTVLYLILILIANWDLAKKDFFGYFKIVPGPTDVTFVHYIKYLLGFRKVPPDWDEYIWVDKFDFWAVGWGMLAIGITGWILWLPEVFTGYLGLPPETIQIAYLMHSDEAVLALGWIALVHMYIVHYGPNKFPMDWIWLTGTASEVEWIEERPRSYRRIIKAVAENEPHLLEKYPFLKERYQFVLEVEKLPEEEMIKKMHEYAHHLLEKEVEGRNG